ATGGCCTCGACGAACGTGGCGCCCCCTTTGCGGGCCGCGTCGTAGAGGGCCATTTTCGCGGCCACTTCGGACGGGGCCACCGGTCGGCGGTACGCTTTACGCATGAACCGTTCCAGGGCTTCCGACGCGTACCCGCGTTCGTTCGTGCGGCGGGTGGGCGAGTCGAACAGGACGCCCGTGTGAGATGGCGGCGGCCAGGCGGTGAACACGGGCCCCTCGATTTCGAACCAGTCGATCATCAGCTCGGGACGGGGGAAATCGTCTTTCTCCTGGAACCAGAAGTTCTCCAGAACGCGGGGAATGCGGTACGCGTATTCGAGGCTGACGCCCGCGGTCTCGGTGGTGAATCGGGTGGTGAACTCGTGAACTCTCGGTTTGTCCTTCGTGCCGCTCGCGTCGAATTCGGCCAGGGTGCGCGGTTGCGGCCCGAGTTGCTGGACCACCTTCGCCCGCGGCGGGCCGTAGTCGTACATCCGGTCCGTCTTGAAGTGTTCGAGGTCGCGCTCGAACGCGAGTTTGTTGTATTGTGCCCCTTTCGGGTTCTTCTTGTCCGCTTCATCGCGGCGCTGGGCCAGGTACGTTTCAGCGGTCTTCACGACCTCAGAGCGGCCCGGGGCCCGCCCGGCGGCGTGGATGCGGATCACGTAGTCGCCGGCGGTCGGCACCTGGAACTCCCGTGCCCCGACGGACTTGTTCCACCATTCGTGGTGGATCACGACCCAGTCGCCCTCTTGTGTGTTCTGCCCGCCATTGACGATGGCGTTGTTTTTCGCGTCGAGGCGCACGCGAGTGCGGTCGGCAGGCCCGACTCTCGGGTTGAACCGCCACTTGACCGGTTTCGGTTTGTCGCCTTCCACCAAGGCCCGGTCGAGGATCTGGCGGGCCGCGTTGAGGTACATTTCGACTTGCAGCGGCGACATGGTGAGCGCCCCGCCGTTGTTGTCGAACCCACCGGCCGCGGGGTCTTGGGGGAACCCACTGACATCAAAGTCGACGCCAACGAGATCGCGAATCGTGTTCCGGTACTCGTCACGGTTCAGCCGACGCAACGTCACGGAACTGCTGCGCGTGACCAACTCGGCCCGAACTGTTTGCCCGGTCACCCAATCGACGACGGCACTCACTTCGGCCGGGAGCGGCTGCCGCGCCTTTTTCGGCGGCATCTCGTGGCTCCCGAGAACGTTGACGATTTCCTTCCACTTCCCCGCGGCACCGGGATCGAGGAAGTTATTCGGGAGCGCGGTGGCATCCACACGGAAATCGCCCTTCGGCTTCTCTCCCGTGTGGCACGAATTGCAGTACGCCTTGAAGAACGGTTCGACCGTCTTGGTGTAGCCGGCGTCGTCCGGTGTTAGCGCCGGCCCGCCATCGGCGCGGAGCACGGCTGGCGTCAACAGGGTTCCAATCAGAACGATTCGAAGCATGGTTTCTTCGGAATAAGGAGGCTTTACTCTAATATTACGCTTGAAAAAGGTGGCAGGCGAGAATTGAGGATGTTTTCGGAATTCACATGCTTCGGCACACATTTTGACCGCACTTTGCCCCTACTCTCCAGGAATCCCATTCGCGATTCTCGGAGGGACAAGTCGTGAAGAGTCAGCTCCTCGCGCACACCGGAAATCGTCGTACATTTCCACCAGTTGCGCGGCCTTGGCTTCCCGCCGTGAATTGAGCACGAACGGCTCCATCGAAGCTCGGGCCAAGTGCCGACAGACATCCGGGTTATTGGTAGTGGGCGCTTCTGGCGGGGTAGTGGCCCTTAATGGCGACACATTCTTAGCCCAACGGGATGAGCGAACCAACTACCCGTTCGGATTCCGACCCCGTCGTGCCCGCGTTGCTCGGGTGAGCGAGGATATGGTGCGGAACGGGGCCATCGCGCGGGCCACCGGCCGAGTCCGATCCGGGGTTCAGAACTTCGTCAACACCGTGTACCGGGAACAAATCCCACATGACCCCGGCCCCCCAAAAGTCGACCCGGTTGTAATCGAGGCGGACGTGCTGTGGAGCTTAGTGGATCCAGGGGCGACGTGTGGTGGGTGGGCGGCTCGGGATGCGGGCACCCGGCGGGTGCCGATGGTCGCCGAGGGCCGGTCCGCGGGCACCGCCCAGCGGCTCGGAGTCGCACGACCGCCGGCGCGATCGGTCCGGCGAATGGACGGGCATTGTCAGTTGCGTCCATCATCAGGTTCAGCGGGAACCAGTTCACCGGCACGAGGGGCTTCGTCTGGCTCTTCGGAAGCGTCAAGAGCGAACCCCATAAGGGAACCCGCGAGCAGCAGATAAACGGGCAGCACCATCGCGTTCATCAATGAGTCAATGGACCAAAGTGTGAGGACCACGGCACAGGCCGCGGTGGGGGCGAGAGATCGGGTCGACCATGTCGATGGGGGAAAGAGGAGCGCGAAGCGGGCGATGGGCAGGAGAAGAACCGCACCCAGTGCGACGAGCCCGACCAGCCCGCGATCTCCCAGAACGATGATCCACAGCCCGTCGGTAACCGTAAGGTCCTTGCCGCTCTTTTCATCGAACACGCGGTTGCGGCCCCACCCGCCCCAGCCGAACGTTGGGCGATCGAGTGCTTTGTTTACCAGAAGGTTTTCATTTGTCAGCCGGAAGTCGAGTGATTCCGCCCGGTCGGAATCGAGGTTCGCCGCCACGCTTTCGACCAGCGCTTCGCCGGACCACGCACCGGTGGTACGAACCGCCGCGTACACCGGAGGTGTGACCGCCAACAGGAGCAACCACCAGCGCGCTCCGGTCGCGCTCGCGAGCCAGAGGACGAGCCCACCACCGAACCCGAGGACGAGTGCCCCGGTTGACTTCAGCAGAATGGCGATCGGCACGAGGAGGAGCGGAATGTAACTCTGCAGGCCCGTCTCTTCTCCCTCCTCGATCACCGGTCGGAGTGTCCCCGTCCACCACATCCAAGTCGCAATCAGCGCGGCCGACACCATGAACATTCCCACGGCGAGGCCGTGTGGGAGGAAGACCATTGGTCGGTACCCGCCGAACCGGATCGTTTGGGCAAAGGAGTGCTGGGAGTAGCCATAGACTTTGGCGTGGAGTTGCGGGCTCATCCGGGCCTCATAGAGGCACAGTGGAGCGTACACGGCGGCGGCGAACGCGATTCCGAGTGCGAGATCCCGGACCGCGGCAGTGTCGGAGAAATACACCCGGCCCAACAAGTACGGGATGCCGAAGCTGACAGTTTGACCCCACGTCTGGGAGAGGGCGTCCCGGATCGCCGGGCTCCCGTCCGGGGGGGGGGCATTGGTCAGCACCGAGGGAAGGGGGCACAGGCACCAGACCACCATCGGGAGATCGGTCCAGCGCGGCGCACCGGAGAACAGGCGCTCCGAGTCGTAGAGCAACGCTCCCAGCAGGGCCGCGTAGTTGATCGCGTGGTACTTCGAGAAGTGAAACGGCCCCAGGGCGACTTCCTGGCGCAACTCGGGCAGGAAGAGCGTGCCCCCCAAAACGACCACGAGGATGGCCCGGTGGGTGGTGAAGGACGGGAACACCCCGAGCATCACGACCAACCAAACGACCACCAAGTAAGGTGTAAACTCGCTCATAACCCCTTTGGGGTGTGCGTAACCGGAGCGACGAGTCTGAACTGGCTCGACGTTCCGGCACGGGATCAGGAGGTGGCAAGTTCTCCGAGCGAAGAACCCTTCTCCATTGCCGTTCTGAGTGCCCCTTCAAACAGGTCAGTTGCATCATCCCACGTGTATCTCGTGGCGACGCTGTGGGCACGTTCGGATAGGATCCGCCAGTCCGAATCCGGGAGACCGCACAATCGAACAATCGCCGCGGCCATATCTTCTGGGTCTTCAGGTCGAACCAAATACCCCCCCCCTTCTGCGAGCAGTTCCGGGGCGGCGCCGGCGGGCGTGCCGATCACCGGCGTGCGGCAGGCCATTGCTTCCAAGATCGGGAGGCCGAAGCCCTCCGAACGGCTCGCGAACAACCAAGCATCACAACGCGAGTAGAGTTCTCGGATCCGCTGTTGAGGCGGTTGGAGGTGGTACTCGGCGCCAGGATGTAAGGGCAATCGTGGGTTGATGGGTGAGCATCCGAAGGCCAAGAGGCGCAGCGAAGGGAGTTGCGCCGACGCTATCCGGACCGCTTCAAGGCTGACATCGCATCCCTTAAAAGGGGCCGTCGAGTACATCAAACCGACGGTGGGCACCAGATTTTTGCCCCGGGGCTCTGCGTGGAACAGGTCTTGGTCCACCGCATTGCGCACGACCTGTGCCGAGGGATCACCGTACCGATCTCGCGCCAAGTCGGCCAACCATTGAGCGACTACTATTTTTTGTATCGGTAGCCGCCAGGTCGCCTCGGACCGAGCGACGGGAAGATAGTCGAAGACCTCGTGGTGTTGAAGGAAGTACGCCTTTGTCCCCTTTGATGGGGATAGGGCCATCACCCACTCGGCCGTCTCCCACCAAGTCGCAATCACGACATCGGCGTTTGGGACATCGCTATCCGTGACGGGTCGATGCCGGTCGAGGGTGCGGCGCTCCACCGCGACCTGATTTATGTGAGCCGAAATCGAATAGGCCGGCCACCGACGGGTGTAGTATAGCGAACGGGCGATCTCCCGGATGCTCCGTCGCCGATGTGGTGGTGCCAACACGACAACGTGGTGTCCCCGTCGCTGGAGGTGTTCCGCATAGGTGGCTATGACACGTTGCCCGCCGCTGAGGTCGAACGGCGGGCAGATGAACGTAATTCTCATTGTGAGACCAACGAGTGGGCGAAGACAAATTTAGCTCGCGATAGACCGAACGAACGCTTCGACGAGCTGACCACGTAGTTCGTCGAGGCGCTCGTACGAGGTATTTTCAAGGGCGTCCATCGCCACGGACTCGAGGTCGGTGGTTGCAAGGCCGGTATCGGCGAAAGTGTAACCATAAGGTGCCGTTTGCTTCCCCAAGGTGCGAGTGGGTATAAACCAGTGGTCGCACCCGGTAGTGCGGGCAAAGCCAATTAATTTAGGATGATAGGCCAGGCCGACGCAAGGGGTCCGCTGTGCATACGCCATCACGCAGGCGTGCAACCGCATACCGATCGCTAAGACCGCTCCTCCGAGGACCGCCGCAACCCCCCGGGGGCCGAGTCCGTCCCCTATGCGGACAACCGGTATGTTCGGGTTCAAAGCAGCTAATTGGCCGGCGACGCGGTCGTGCTCACCGCAATCGTCACTGAATCGGGCCGAGCAGGGGACAAAGACCACCGCCGCGTCGAGCCGGCGGGCGATCCGGGCGAGTTGAGCCGCGAGCCAGTCACACCAACCCGGCGTTCCTTTCCAGACATCTGCCAGGGACACCGCAATGTACCGGCCAATCGACCGAACCGGGATCGGAAGTTCTGGCTCGGCCTGCATCCAAAGAACCACGTCACCTGTCACCGTGACAGTCCGCTTGGGAACGAGGCGACGAAGTACCTCCGCCGATAGAACGTCCCGAACGTATAGTTGAGCCATCCCTCCTAATGCTCGACGAATTTGCCACCGCACCAGCATGCGGTATTTTACGTCGGCTTCAACTGCCGCAGCAAAAAGAGAGACTCGCGCCGGCCGAGAGTCGCGGACAAGCCGGCGGCAGCGGGCGAGTACGGAGTGGGGCATTGACTCGACCACACCGCCGCCTACGAAGAGGACGGGCTGCCCGCGGAGGCGTTCCTGGCGAGCCTTGTCGTGTGCGCCCAGTCCGATCACGTCCGGCATGTCGGGACGGTCGAAGCGCCCCACAACATCGAATCCGATGTCCGCCCCGATCGAATGCGCGAGATCCGCGACCGCCAGTGGCGCGGCCTCATCACCGGCGTTGTGAAAACCAAAAGAACCGCAGAGGGTCACCCTCCGGGGCCAGGCGGTGTGTTCACGTGTGTGTGGGATGAGGTCACTCATTTCAGTTAAAAATCCACAACCCCAAAGCAATAAAGCTGACAGGAACGATCACGGCGCACAGATCCAACACTGGCATCCAGACGCCGTAGGGTCGGAAAGCCGCTACGACCAACACGGGATAGAGTAGTACAGGAGAGAAGGCATATCCTATAATCAGGCCGGCGGACCCGGCAATCAGTCCCCCGGTGATCATGGCTCCCACTGTTAGAGCCAAGCGCGAGGCCAAGACGATCAAGTGCCGAAACGAGTCACCGCGCGCGAGAATCAACGGGCTGAGCGTGGCGGTGGAGATCGGAATGATCGAACCGATGGCCAAGATGCGGAGCATCCAACCGGCATTCTGGTAGCGAGTATCGTAAAGCAAGTTAATGATACCCGGGCCCCCGACTGCGAGCACGCAAAGGGGAGGTAGTGCTCCCACGAGCACGGTCCGCCGCAAGCGATACACCTTGGCCCTCAATTCTTCCGGGCCACAATTCCCGAGTCGAGCGTAAACCGGAAACACGACCTTATCCGACAGATGCTGAACCATACTAAATACGACTTGCGAGAGGATGAAGGCAAGCGAATATACCCCAAACTCGGTACTAGTCATGAAGTAACCGAGCACGAGACGGTCCGCCGACAGGCAGAAATACGTCAGCAGGGTTCCGAAGAAGAGCCACCGGCCGAATCGGACCAAGGAAACTGCTGCTTCCCGGTCCCAATGTAACCGGTGGCGCGCCCCGCGCAATACCGCGTGACTGAGTATCGCCTTCGCCACGGCTGCGAACAGATTCCCAGCCACGAGGACCCAAACGGAGTGGTAGATCCAGGCAAGACTTACCATTAACAGCGTCGCAGCGCCTTGTGTTCCTAACTCAATAGCGGTGACGCGGCCGAATGAAAGTTGGCGGTTACTCGTGAACAGGGCGGTCGAATTGAATCCCTGGGCCACGGCCGTCAACGCGGCGACGGGGAGTATCCAGGCCACCTCGGGGAGCCCGTACAGCGCCGCAAGCGGCCAAGCAAGAAAACACGAACACGCCCAGAGAACCACACCCCGAACAATTTGAATCGTCCAAGCGGTATTCAGAAACGACGGTTCCTCGCCCCGCTTATTCTGAACGATGCTCGGCCCGATCCCGATGTCCGAGAACATATGGAGACCGACCAAGAACGTGGTGATTAAGGTCATCAACCCGAACGCTTCGGGGAACAAGAGGCGGGTGAGAATCAGGCTCGAGCCGAACCGCAGAACTTGCGAGACGAGGTGACCTACAAGAACCCAAATTGCCCCGGTCAGTGCGCGGTTTCTAAGCGAGAGCCCGTCCGTAGAGTGGGCACTGCCTCCATCTCGCGTGCAGGAGACGATTTCGTCGGGTGCGGGCGTTCGGGCACCGGTTCCAGCAGGCGATTCGGTGGGCGGGAGTAACGGAGTCATCGGATTCCACTGTCGAAAGTTGGGGCTGTTCGGGAGCGCGCGCCCGGTGAACACGCTGCCCGGCATCAAGACGCCCTACAAGAAGATCGATCTGATCGTCGTTCGCGAGAACACCGAGGGGCTGTACGCGATCACAGCTCGGATTCGTCTCGGCTTGTGGTACTTCGGCCAAAGCACGCAGTGAGGCGTCGGCACCACTTTGGTGCCAAAAATCGGAAGAAGGCTCAGAAGAAACCAGTAGTTCGCGTTGCTCACGACCACCACGTCCGCACGCCAACGGAGGGCGGAAG
The Gemmata palustris DNA segment above includes these coding regions:
- a CDS encoding oligosaccharide flippase family protein; amino-acid sequence: MPGSVFTGRALPNSPNFRQWNPMTPLLPPTESPAGTGARTPAPDEIVSCTRDGGSAHSTDGLSLRNRALTGAIWVLVGHLVSQVLRFGSSLILTRLLFPEAFGLMTLITTFLVGLHMFSDIGIGPSIVQNKRGEEPSFLNTAWTIQIVRGVVLWACSCFLAWPLAALYGLPEVAWILPVAALTAVAQGFNSTALFTSNRQLSFGRVTAIELGTQGAATLLMVSLAWIYHSVWVLVAGNLFAAVAKAILSHAVLRGARHRLHWDREAAVSLVRFGRWLFFGTLLTYFCLSADRLVLGYFMTSTEFGVYSLAFILSQVVFSMVQHLSDKVVFPVYARLGNCGPEELRAKVYRLRRTVLVGALPPLCVLAVGGPGIINLLYDTRYQNAGWMLRILAIGSIIPISTATLSPLILARGDSFRHLIVLASRLALTVGAMITGGLIAGSAGLIIGYAFSPVLLYPVLVVAAFRPYGVWMPVLDLCAVIVPVSFIALGLWIFN
- a CDS encoding glycosyltransferase family 4 protein; the encoded protein is MRITFICPPFDLSGGQRVIATYAEHLQRRGHHVVVLAPPHRRRSIREIARSLYYTRRWPAYSISAHINQVAVERRTLDRHRPVTDSDVPNADVVIATWWETAEWVMALSPSKGTKAYFLQHHEVFDYLPVARSEATWRLPIQKIVVAQWLADLARDRYGDPSAQVVRNAVDQDLFHAEPRGKNLVPTVGLMYSTAPFKGCDVSLEAVRIASAQLPSLRLLAFGCSPINPRLPLHPGAEYHLQPPQQRIRELYSRCDAWLFASRSEGFGLPILEAMACRTPVIGTPAGAAPELLAEGGGYLVRPEDPEDMAAAIVRLCGLPDSDWRILSERAHSVATRYTWDDATDLFEGALRTAMEKGSSLGELATS
- a CDS encoding DUF1592 domain-containing protein produces the protein MLRIVLIGTLLTPAVLRADGGPALTPDDAGYTKTVEPFFKAYCNSCHTGEKPKGDFRVDATALPNNFLDPGAAGKWKEIVNVLGSHEMPPKKARQPLPAEVSAVVDWVTGQTVRAELVTRSSSVTLRRLNRDEYRNTIRDLVGVDFDVSGFPQDPAAGGFDNNGGALTMSPLQVEMYLNAARQILDRALVEGDKPKPVKWRFNPRVGPADRTRVRLDAKNNAIVNGGQNTQEGDWVVIHHEWWNKSVGAREFQVPTAGDYVIRIHAAGRAPGRSEVVKTAETYLAQRRDEADKKNPKGAQYNKLAFERDLEHFKTDRMYDYGPPRAKVVQQLGPQPRTLAEFDASGTKDKPRVHEFTTRFTTETAGVSLEYAYRIPRVLENFWFQEKDDFPRPELMIDWFEIEGPVFTAWPPPSHTGVLFDSPTRRTNERGYASEALERFMRKAYRRPVAPSEVAAKMALYDAARKGGATFVEAMKRPLTAVLVSPHFLFLVEPAGPSVGAARPLTDHEIAARLSYFLGSSAPDADLTKLADAGALRDRAERLKQIDRLLAGPRREAFVRNFAGQWLNLREVGNNPPAPDLYPQYDRHLEDSIVKESEAFFRTILDDDLDARNFIKSDFVVINERLARFYGIPGVRGDEFQKVPVPKGVHRGGIVTQASVLTTTSNGTRTSPVKRGTWVLKTLLGVDPGLPLANVGEIAPKVPGIDKATVRKRLEIHRQLDQCARCHNKIDPLGFALENFNAAGEWREQEGFGYKGRVGQNDPKIDASARMIDGTKIVGVDGLQAALLKQEDLFLQCLAGKVLTYALGRQLGLADQPTVKAAVAHMKRNGRTLKSLIRFVATCDPFETK
- a CDS encoding polysaccharide pyruvyl transferase family protein, with the translated sequence MSDLIPHTREHTAWPRRVTLCGSFGFHNAGDEAAPLAVADLAHSIGADIGFDVVGRFDRPDMPDVIGLGAHDKARQERLRGQPVLFVGGGVVESMPHSVLARCRRLVRDSRPARVSLFAAAVEADVKYRMLVRWQIRRALGGMAQLYVRDVLSAEVLRRLVPKRTVTVTGDVVLWMQAEPELPIPVRSIGRYIAVSLADVWKGTPGWCDWLAAQLARIARRLDAAVVFVPCSARFSDDCGEHDRVAGQLAALNPNIPVVRIGDGLGPRGVAAVLGGAVLAIGMRLHACVMAYAQRTPCVGLAYHPKLIGFARTTGCDHWFIPTRTLGKQTAPYGYTFADTGLATTDLESVAMDALENTSYERLDELRGQLVEAFVRSIAS